The genomic segment TCGTCTTCGACGTGGAAGTGATCTTCATCTACCCGTGGGCGGTCGTCTTCAAACCGCTGTACCCGGCCGTCGGCGGCCTGCTCTTCGTGGAGATGGCGCTCTTTCTGGGCATTCTCGTCGTGGGACTGATCTACATCTGGGCCAAGGGAGATCTGGACTGGGTCAAGGGCCTGATCAGGCGCGGCGGGACGGAGGTCGACGGGGAATGAGGAAGAACTACACGGAATCCACCACCCCGCCCGAGGGATACGATCCGCGGCGCGAGCAGATGCTCGACTTCAAGGTCGACGAGGACCTGGCCCTGGTCACCCGTTCCGACGACAAGAACTTCATCCTGACCACCGTCGACGAGCTCTTCAACTGGGCGCGCCTGTCGAGCATCTGGCCGGTCACCTTCGGCCTGGCCTGCTGCGCCATCGAGATGATGGCCGCTTCGGCCACGCGCTACGACATCGACCGCTTCGGCGCCGGCGCCTTCCGCGCGACCCCGCGCCAGGCCGACCTGATGATCGTCTCCGGGACCGTGACCGCCAAGATGGCGACGCGGCTGCGGCGCATCTACGACCAGATGCCGGAGCCCAAGTGGGTCGTCGCCATGGGCAGCTGCGCCATCGGCGGCGGCCCCTACTTCAAGTACGGCTACCACGTGGTCAAGGGCGTCGACTTCCTGGTGCCTGTGGACGTGTACATTCCCGGCTGCCCGCCGCGCCCCGAGGTGCTGCTCGACGGCCTGATGCGCCTGCAGGACAAGATCCGCGGCCGCAAGGGCAAGTCCCGCGTCCCCAGGTGGGTGGCGGATTACGCCAAGAAGATCCCCTACGTCAAACGTTGAGGACGACATGGAAGCCACAGCCATCCATGAACTGCTGAAGCGGCGTTTCGGCGACGACGTGCTCGACTTCGTGGACGGCCACGGACAGGGCGCACGGGTCGCCGCCGCACGCGTCGCCGAGATCGCGCAGGTCCTGCGCGACGAGGACGAGCTCGATTTCGAATCCCTGATGTGCCTGACCGGGCTCGACTGGGACGGCTACGACGAGAGCGGCAAGGGCAAGAGCGTGGGCATCCTCGGTTACGACGAACTTGGCAAACCCGAGACCAGCGACCGCGTGGGCGAAGGCGAGCTCGGCGTGGCCTACGCCCTCTACTCCCACCGCCACGGCCACAAGTTCTGCCTGTATGCGCGCGTGCCGCGCCAGGCGCCCGAAGTGCCGTCGGTGTCGCGCGTGTGGCCCACCGCCGCCTGGCACGAGCGCGAGGCCTTCGACCTGGTGGGCGTGCGCTTCACCGGCCACCCCGACCTGCGGCGGATCCTGCTGGACGACGACTGGGCGGGACATCCCCTACGCAAGGACTATCAGATGCCCGGCGTCTGGCAGGAGGTGCCCCTGGCGGGGCGGTCCTACGCCGAGTCCAAGTGGGGCGAGGACGACGTCGTGCTGCCGGATCCCGGCGGCGATTCGGGAGGTGGGGCATGAGCGAGCAGGTCTCCACCCACGGCTGGCAGGCCCAGGACGAACCGCACGATCTGCATTCGGAGCTGCTCGAGATCAACATGGGCCCGCAGCATCCCGCCACCCACGGCGTGCTGCGCCTGCTGGTGCACACCGACGGCGAGATCGTCCACGAGGTCACGCCCGTCATCGGCTACCTGCACCGCTGCGCCGAGAAGATCGCCGAGGGCTGCGACTATCGCCAGTGGATGGTCTACACCGACCGCTTCGACTACCTGGCGCCCATGAACATGAACTTCGGCTACGCGGTGGCCGTCGAGAACATGCTGGGCGTGGCGGTCCCCGAGCGCGCCGAGCACATCCGCGTGATCTGCGCCGAGCTCCAGCGCATCGCCAGCCACCTGATCGCCCTGGGCACCTTCGGCCTGGACATGGGCGCCTGGACGCCGCTGCTCTACTGCTTCCGCGAGCGCGAGGAGATCCTGAACATCTTCGAACGCCTCAGCGGCGGCCGCATGCTCTACAACTACTTCGACATCGGCGGCCTGCGCTTCGACGCCTACGACGGATTCGCCGAGGACGTGCTGGACATAATCAACATCATGGAGCAGAAGATCGGCGAGTACAACACGCTGCTCTCCTACAACAAGATCTTCGTCGAGCGCACGGCCGACGTGGGCATCATCGACGCCGACGACTGCTACGCCTACGGCTGTACCGGCCCCGTGCTGCGCGGCGCCGGCGTGCCTTTCGACTGCCGCAAGGACGACCCCTACTCGATCTACGACCGCTTCGAGTTCGAGATCCCCTACGGCGAGGGGGAAAAGGGCACCATCGGCGACTGCTGGGACCGCTACATGGTGCGCGTGCGCGAGATGTACGAGTCGTGCCGCATCGTCAGGCAGGCCCTCGACGCCATGCCCGACGGCCCGATCATGGCCGAGGACCTCAAGAAGCTGGTCAAGCCGCCCGTCGGCTCGCTCTACACGCGGACCGAGAGCAGCAAGGGCGAGATCGGCTTCCACATCTTCTCCGACGGCGGCGCCAGGCCGTTCCGCAACAAGGTGCGCTCGCCGTCTTTCTCGAACCTGCACGTCCTGGAGAAGGTCGGCCCCGGCCTGATGATCTCCGACCTGGTGGCGACGGTGGGTTCGCTGGACATCGTTCTCGGGGAGATTGACAGGTAGCCATGGAACTGATGACCGACCTCTTCGGCAAGATCTTCGGCGACGGGCTGTCGCCCACGGGGCTGCTGATCGCCGGCGGACTGACGATGGCCCTGATCATGTCCCTGGTGATGGCCCTCTGCGCCATCGTCTTCACCTGGACGGAGCGCAAGGTGGCGGGCTTCATCCAGAGCCGCTACGGCCCCATGCGCGTGGGACGCTTCCACGGCGTGCTGCAGCCCGTGGCCGACATGGTGAAGATCCTCGGCAAGGAGGACATCATCCCCGCGGAGGCGGACAAGCCGCTGTTCATGCTGGCGCCGCTGATCATCTTCATCGGTTCGCTGCTGGCCTGGGCCGCGATCCCCTTCGCGCCCGGATTCATCGCCGCCGACCTCGACCTGGGGCTCTTCTACATCTTCGCCGTCAGCAGCGGCGCGGTGGCCGGCATCCTCATGGCGGGCTGGGCGTCCAACAACAAGTGGGCGCTGTACGGGGCCGCGCGCGGCGCCGCCCAGATGGTCAGCTACGAAATCCCGCTGGCGCTGTCCTGCATCCCCGTGGTCATGCTGACCGGCTCGCTGAACATGAACGATATCGTGATCAACCAGCAGGGCGGCATCTGGAACTGGTACGTCTTCCACGATCCGTTCCTGTTCCTGGCGTTCATGCTGTACTTCGTGGCGTCGATCGCCGAGGTGAACCGCGGCCCCTTCGACATGCCCGAGACCGAATCCGAGCTGGTGGCCGGCTACCATGTCGAGTACACGGGCATGCGCTTCGCCTTCTTCTTCCTGGCCGAGTACGCGAACCTGTTCCTGGTCTCCTGCATCGCCACGGCGGTGTTCCTGGGCGGCTGGCACCCGGTCGCGGGGCCGGTGGTCCTGCCCGGCCTGGTCTTCGTGATCAAGGCCGTGCTGCTGGTGCTGCTGCAGATGTGGGTGCGCTGGACGCTGCCCCGCCTGCGCGTCGACCAGCTCATGCACACGTGTTGGAAGGTGATGGTGCCCCTGACGCTGCTCTGCGTCCTCGGCGCGGGCATCTGGATGATGGCGACCGGCGAGCTCGGCTAGCCGGTCCACGCGAGGGTCGAGAATACCGGAGCGACCATGACCGAGTACGTGCGAGACATATGCGATACCGTGATCAGCACCCTCAAGGGGATGCGCATCACGGGCAAGCACCTGGTGAGGAAGCCCGTGACCCTGCAGTACCCGGACGAGCGCTGGGTCCTGCCTGAGCGGTTCAAGGGCTTCATCATCAACGAAACCGCGCGCTGCGACGGCTGCCTGCGCTGCGCCAAGGTCTGCCCGGTGGGCTGCATCTACATCGAGACCACGGGCAAGGGCAAGGACCGGTTCATGCACCGGTACGCCGTCGACTACAACAAGTGCATCTGGTGCGGCCTCTGCACCGTCGAATGTCCCACCGGCGCCTGCCAGCACAGTCTCGATTACGATCATTCGCTCTACGACCGCAAGCGGCTGGTCTACGAGTTCGTCGATCCCAGGCAGCCGATTCCCTGCCACAAGGCGCGCCGTCTGGAGCTGGGCTACTACGTTCCCGACGCCGATCCTGGCCCGGAAAAGGGGGAGTGACTTGTCCGGAGATCTCGTCTTCTACGGATTCGCGCTGTTGACCGTGCTGGCCGGCTTCTTCGTCGTCTTCAGCCGCAACATCGTGCACGCCGGCTTCAGCCTGCTGTTCACCCTCTTCGGCGTGGCCGGGCTGTTCGCGCTGCTCGGCGCCGATTTCCTGGCCGTGACGCAGGTCATCGTCTATATCGGCGGCGTCCTGGTCCTGATCCTCTTCGTGGTCATGATGACCCGCATCCCGCGCGGCTACCTGCCGCGCCGCGGCTTCGACCACATGGTGCCGGCGGGCGCCCTGGCCATCGTGCTCTTCGCCCTGCTCTACAAGGTCGTAACGGGCACGGGCTGGGCCGTGCGCGAGCCCGGTCCCGCACACCCGACCATCTCCGAGATCGGCGCCCGGCTGATGACCACGCACATCTTCCCCTTCGAGTTCGTGTCGCTGGTGCTGCTGGTGGCCATGATCGGCGCCGC from the bacterium genome contains:
- a CDS encoding NADH-quinone oxidoreductase subunit B, with translation MLDFKVDEDLALVTRSDDKNFILTTVDELFNWARLSSIWPVTFGLACCAIEMMAASATRYDIDRFGAGAFRATPRQADLMIVSGTVTAKMATRLRRIYDQMPEPKWVVAMGSCAIGGGPYFKYGYHVVKGVDFLVPVDVYIPGCPPRPEVLLDGLMRLQDKIRGRKGKSRVPRWVADYAKKIPYVKR
- a CDS encoding NADH-quinone oxidoreductase subunit C, which codes for MEATAIHELLKRRFGDDVLDFVDGHGQGARVAAARVAEIAQVLRDEDELDFESLMCLTGLDWDGYDESGKGKSVGILGYDELGKPETSDRVGEGELGVAYALYSHRHGHKFCLYARVPRQAPEVPSVSRVWPTAAWHEREAFDLVGVRFTGHPDLRRILLDDDWAGHPLRKDYQMPGVWQEVPLAGRSYAESKWGEDDVVLPDPGGDSGGGA
- a CDS encoding NADH-quinone oxidoreductase subunit D; its protein translation is MSEQVSTHGWQAQDEPHDLHSELLEINMGPQHPATHGVLRLLVHTDGEIVHEVTPVIGYLHRCAEKIAEGCDYRQWMVYTDRFDYLAPMNMNFGYAVAVENMLGVAVPERAEHIRVICAELQRIASHLIALGTFGLDMGAWTPLLYCFREREEILNIFERLSGGRMLYNYFDIGGLRFDAYDGFAEDVLDIINIMEQKIGEYNTLLSYNKIFVERTADVGIIDADDCYAYGCTGPVLRGAGVPFDCRKDDPYSIYDRFEFEIPYGEGEKGTIGDCWDRYMVRVREMYESCRIVRQALDAMPDGPIMAEDLKKLVKPPVGSLYTRTESSKGEIGFHIFSDGGARPFRNKVRSPSFSNLHVLEKVGPGLMISDLVATVGSLDIVLGEIDR
- the nuoH gene encoding NADH-quinone oxidoreductase subunit NuoH, with protein sequence MALIMSLVMALCAIVFTWTERKVAGFIQSRYGPMRVGRFHGVLQPVADMVKILGKEDIIPAEADKPLFMLAPLIIFIGSLLAWAAIPFAPGFIAADLDLGLFYIFAVSSGAVAGILMAGWASNNKWALYGAARGAAQMVSYEIPLALSCIPVVMLTGSLNMNDIVINQQGGIWNWYVFHDPFLFLAFMLYFVASIAEVNRGPFDMPETESELVAGYHVEYTGMRFAFFFLAEYANLFLVSCIATAVFLGGWHPVAGPVVLPGLVFVIKAVLLVLLQMWVRWTLPRLRVDQLMHTCWKVMVPLTLLCVLGAGIWMMATGELG
- a CDS encoding NADH-quinone oxidoreductase subunit I produces the protein MTEYVRDICDTVISTLKGMRITGKHLVRKPVTLQYPDERWVLPERFKGFIINETARCDGCLRCAKVCPVGCIYIETTGKGKDRFMHRYAVDYNKCIWCGLCTVECPTGACQHSLDYDHSLYDRKRLVYEFVDPRQPIPCHKARRLELGYYVPDADPGPEKGE
- a CDS encoding NADH-quinone oxidoreductase subunit J, translated to MSGDLVFYGFALLTVLAGFFVVFSRNIVHAGFSLLFTLFGVAGLFALLGADFLAVTQVIVYIGGVLVLILFVVMMTRIPRGYLPRRGFDHMVPAGALAIVLFALLYKVVTGTGWAVREPGPAHPTISEIGARLMTTHIFPFEFVSLVLLVAMIGAA